Within Bradymonas sediminis, the genomic segment GATCTTCGATGAAAACCCGTCTAAAGCCCATTGGTGGGGCGAATTTACGGAATAAATCCTTCAGGTTGCCATTTTGGCTCCCATCTTGCATTAGGTTACTAAAGTAGCCAAAACGTGGCAAGCATGACGAGAGTAGAATGGTATATCTCTTGCTTACGCTGGAGGTATTGTAGTGTAGAGGGATTGGGCTAAATCGAAAATGAGAAACGCGGAGCAAACCCGTTTTTCTGACACATATTTTAATGGAGTATCAAAATGCGTAAACACATCTTAGTGCTGTTGGTTGCTTCCCTGGCGTTTAGCTTGAGCGCGTGTTCCGACGACTCCCCCTCCGAGCGTGATGAACGCGCGGATGTGATCGACGAAAGTGACGTGAAACAGGACGAGGACGCGATTGAGCCGGACGCGGGCGAGCAGGACGCGGGCGATCCCGACGTAGACGAGGCGGACGCCGATGAGTCGGACGCCGACGAGTCGGACACAATCTCGACGGATGCGCCGAACCTTATTTTCGCGGATGACCAGGTCGTCGCGGCGGCCGAGTCGAATCAGGTGACGATCCGCCAGGCAAAGGTCGAAGCCGACGCGTTTGTCGTGGTCCACCAGGAGTGTATCGACTGTCTGGTCCCTGGACCCGGTGAAATCGTGGGCCACGTGGCGATTGAGGCCGGCGACCATAGCGACATCGCCGTCACGCTTGACCACAACGTGAGCAATGGCCAGACCTATTATGCCATGCTCCACGAGGACACCGACGCCGATGGGACCTTCGACTTCGTCGAGGGCGGCCAGGCCGACGGCCCGCTGTCGGACGAGACGAATACCAGCCTCGTGGATTCGTTCGTGGTGAACGTGGCCTCGATCATCGTCACGAATCAAACCCTCGATGACCTGTCGACCACGGTTAATATCAGCGAGATTTACAGCGACGGGGCGGGTTGGGTCGTGATTCGCGAGGGCGCGTGTGCTGATGATGGCGCGCTCATCGGCGAGGCGTCGACGCAGGACGGCTCAACCGTGAATCTCCCCGTCTCGCTCTATCGACCGGCGCTCAGCGGGGAGACGTTATGCGCGGTATTGCACGCGGATACGGGCCTGTCCGGGAACTTCGAGTTTGACGCAAATAACCCCGATACCGAAGACGCTCCTGTCCAACTCGCCGACGACTCGATCGTGCGCGCGCAATTCGATGTTATGGTGCCCGACGGCGTGCCGGCGGTGCGCATTACGCTGAGCAACGCGGGCGACCAGGAGTATATGGTCGACGCGGTTGAGCCTCATTTCTTCGGGGCCGGCTTGCTCGACGTGGGCAACCCCTCGATGGGGCTGATGAACGGGTGGCGCTACGAGATCGTCAATCTGGCTACCGCCGAGCAACCCTTTGAATTTATTGTCAAAGGCTCGACGGCCGGCGGGTTCGAGACCGCCGATTTGATCGTGTTGTCGCAGGCCGCGCCCGGCACCGGCGAGGGGGACGCCGAGATCGATTGGGTCGAGGATGGCAACGCGATGCGCTTCACCGTCGCGGGTGAGTCTTGGACCGGTGTTATCAACGTCAATGGATATCGTTCGGCGAACGCGACCGGTCGGATGCGCGGCGATGTCGCGGTCTATATTCAATAAGTCATCGGCCATCGCGCGGCGATGGCGATGGGTTGCGCTGAGTCACTAAAAAAGGAGCGCCCCGGCCATGCCGGGGCGCTCCTTTTTTCTGCCGAAGAGAGCGTTGAAGATGGGTTATTTTCGCTTCTTGGAGGGGCGCGTGCTGCGCGAGCTTTTGCTGCGATTTGCGCGGCGGGCGACGGCGGCCTGGCGGGCCTTTTGGATCTCGAGCTC encodes:
- a CDS encoding DUF7282 domain-containing protein, whose amino-acid sequence is MRKHILVLLVASLAFSLSACSDDSPSERDERADVIDESDVKQDEDAIEPDAGEQDAGDPDVDEADADESDADESDTISTDAPNLIFADDQVVAAAESNQVTIRQAKVEADAFVVVHQECIDCLVPGPGEIVGHVAIEAGDHSDIAVTLDHNVSNGQTYYAMLHEDTDADGTFDFVEGGQADGPLSDETNTSLVDSFVVNVASIIVTNQTLDDLSTTVNISEIYSDGAGWVVIREGACADDGALIGEASTQDGSTVNLPVSLYRPALSGETLCAVLHADTGLSGNFEFDANNPDTEDAPVQLADDSIVRAQFDVMVPDGVPAVRITLSNAGDQEYMVDAVEPHFFGAGLLDVGNPSMGLMNGWRYEIVNLATAEQPFEFIVKGSTAGGFETADLIVLSQAAPGTGEGDAEIDWVEDGNAMRFTVAGESWTGVINVNGYRSANATGRMRGDVAVYIQ